In Pleurocapsa sp. PCC 7319, the following are encoded in one genomic region:
- a CDS encoding globin family protein — MSLQVELLEDSFEAVKPQANEFVESFYDNLFTANPEAKPLFEHTDMASQKKKLLDSLVLVVDNLRSPDMLDKALRGLGARHVKYGALPEHYPLVGGALLTTFQQYLGEKWTPEVKQAWTDAYGAITEIMLDGADYSEAEITLAEETAEEGLQVKLLEQSFEEVKPQADEFVESFYDNLFTANPEAKPLFEHTDMASQKKKLLASLVMVVDNLRSPDVLDKTLRGLGARHVKYGALPEHYPLVGGALLTTFQQYLGEKWTPEVKQAWTDAYGAISEIMLDGADYSQADIALKSEPSKNQSNTEIAIPEAFPLNYAMANANPVSASAGVEESFSHDSGKAIVGAFAGGGIMGIVATILALLF; from the coding sequence ATGTCTTTACAGGTAGAATTACTAGAAGATAGTTTTGAGGCAGTCAAGCCCCAAGCCAACGAATTCGTTGAAAGTTTTTACGACAATCTGTTTACCGCTAACCCAGAAGCCAAACCTTTGTTCGAGCATACTGACATGGCATCCCAGAAAAAGAAATTACTCGACTCCTTGGTGCTGGTGGTAGACAATCTTCGCAGTCCCGATATGTTGGATAAAGCCTTACGCGGTTTGGGTGCACGTCACGTTAAATACGGTGCGTTGCCCGAACACTATCCTTTAGTTGGTGGTGCTTTACTAACTACTTTCCAACAATATCTCGGTGAAAAATGGACTCCTGAAGTAAAGCAAGCCTGGACGGATGCTTATGGGGCGATAACCGAGATTATGCTTGACGGTGCGGATTATTCTGAAGCTGAAATTACCCTGGCAGAGGAAACAGCCGAAGAGGGTTTGCAGGTAAAACTATTAGAGCAAAGCTTTGAAGAAGTAAAACCCCAAGCCGACGAATTCGTTGAAAGTTTTTACGACAATCTGTTTACCGCCAACCCAGAAGCCAAACCTTTGTTCGAGCATACCGACATGGCATCCCAGAAAAAGAAATTACTCGCCTCCTTGGTAATGGTGGTAGACAATCTCCGCAGTCCCGATGTGTTGGATAAAACCTTGCGCGGTTTGGGTGCCCGTCACGTTAAATACGGTGCGTTGCCAGAACACTATCCTTTGGTAGGAGGTGCTCTACTAACTACTTTCCAACAATATCTCGGTGAGAAATGGACTCCCGAAGTAAAGCAAGCTTGGACGGATGCTTACGGAGCGATTAGCGAAATTATGCTCGATGGTGCAGACTATTCTCAGGCAGATATCGCCCTCAAATCCGAACCTAGCAAAAACCAGAGCAATACGGAAATAGCGATTCCCGAAGCTTTTCCTCTAAACTATGCGATGGCTAACGCCAACCCCGTGAGTGCTTCAGCAGGTGTGGAAGAATCTTTCTCTCACGACTCTGGAAAAGCAATAGTGGGTGCCTTTGCTGGTGGGGGAATTATGGGAATTGTTGCCACTATTTTGGCATTGCTATTTTAG
- a CDS encoding cytochrome c biogenesis protein ResB has product MFDRLIRFVGSIKLAVPLLTTIIGILIWATFYESQVGSATVQQEIYKSPWFGALMFVLALNLTVSAMSRYPWRGGRKIGFALTHLGLVVIIAGSAAVIHLGMEGMLLLRTDGGAGDRLRVQGDLLEIVRDGELEQASIFIKQDGSVIPRRIGDLELTAYTDNAVEEISFAEGGTVANPGVRLSLASDRMGQTIERTLVAFPDVYSKVSLGPAELELIVTEDEADLNRLLHSQKNQHPWGELEIATATKQYTVDVKANKSKTLRVGDLKVAVEDFYPDFRLNRNKQPATASENYDNPAVALEVSSPQGKERWYIFGKLDFPPVRTLISGEAISDLSFNYRVQPPATKDYFRVIASADKLYYAAKSSTQFKSGSLAPGQTVTPGWADFRITLDEYLPHTQVQRQIMPATDKQIQGKPALLVTTQSGQKTWLPWGEASAIADGENTIYAAFSPKLYQIPFGIKLEDFIVDRNEGSESVAMWTSQIRIEDPSNDISEQRKVWMNHPTWYKGWKIAQASWNPGDLQQSTLQVKREPAWVTALTWIGSALVILGIGIMFYAPAIHKKLRQSAAMTATESEIEENSENLEREFTDSCRKAPGFRYGDIRHG; this is encoded by the coding sequence ATGTTTGATCGCCTCATTCGCTTTGTTGGTTCGATAAAACTAGCAGTCCCCTTACTCACTACTATCATTGGCATTTTGATCTGGGCTACTTTCTATGAATCCCAAGTGGGTTCTGCTACGGTACAGCAAGAGATTTATAAAAGTCCTTGGTTTGGTGCGTTGATGTTTGTGTTGGCGTTAAACCTAACAGTATCTGCAATGTCTCGCTATCCCTGGCGCGGGGGAAGAAAAATCGGCTTTGCTTTAACCCATTTGGGACTGGTAGTAATTATTGCGGGATCGGCTGCGGTAATTCATCTGGGGATGGAAGGGATGCTGTTATTAAGGACAGATGGAGGTGCGGGCGATCGCCTGAGAGTCCAGGGAGATTTACTAGAAATAGTGAGAGATGGGGAATTAGAACAAGCAAGCATTTTTATTAAACAAGACGGTTCGGTAATTCCTAGACGTATTGGGGATTTAGAACTAACAGCTTATACCGATAATGCAGTAGAAGAAATTAGTTTTGCCGAAGGGGGAACTGTGGCTAACCCTGGAGTGAGATTGAGTTTAGCAAGCGATCGCATGGGACAAACTATAGAACGTACTTTGGTGGCTTTTCCTGATGTTTACAGTAAGGTGAGTTTAGGTCCTGCGGAATTGGAGTTAATAGTTACTGAAGACGAAGCGGACTTAAACCGTTTATTACATTCTCAGAAAAACCAACACCCTTGGGGAGAATTAGAGATTGCTACTGCTACTAAACAATACACTGTCGATGTGAAGGCAAATAAATCCAAAACGTTACGAGTAGGAGATCTGAAAGTTGCAGTTGAAGACTTTTACCCCGACTTCCGTTTAAACCGTAACAAACAACCCGCTACCGCTTCAGAGAATTATGATAACCCTGCTGTAGCTTTAGAGGTTTCTTCCCCTCAAGGTAAAGAACGCTGGTATATTTTTGGCAAACTAGATTTTCCCCCTGTACGTACCCTAATATCGGGAGAAGCTATTAGCGATCTCAGCTTTAACTATCGGGTACAGCCTCCAGCGACTAAAGATTACTTCCGAGTAATTGCTAGCGCAGATAAACTTTATTACGCTGCCAAGTCTTCGACCCAGTTTAAGTCGGGTAGTCTAGCACCAGGACAAACCGTTACTCCTGGCTGGGCAGATTTTAGAATTACCCTCGATGAATACTTACCCCACACCCAGGTACAACGTCAAATTATGCCCGCAACAGACAAACAGATACAGGGTAAGCCTGCATTGCTAGTAACTACACAGTCGGGACAAAAAACTTGGCTCCCTTGGGGAGAAGCTAGCGCGATTGCCGATGGCGAAAATACGATCTACGCAGCTTTTAGCCCCAAGCTATATCAAATACCCTTTGGCATTAAGCTTGAAGACTTTATTGTCGATCGCAATGAAGGTTCGGAGTCGGTAGCCATGTGGACGAGTCAGATTCGTATCGAAGATCCCAGTAACGACATCAGTGAACAACGTAAGGTCTGGATGAATCACCCTACCTGGTATAAAGGCTGGAAAATCGCTCAAGCCTCCTGGAATCCTGGGGATCTGCAACAGTCCACCCTCCAGGTAAAACGGGAACCCGCTTGGGTAACGGCTTTAACCTGGATTGGTTCGGCATTGGTTATTCTGGGGATTGGAATCATGTTTTATGCCCCCGCAATTCATAAAAAACTACGCCAGTCAGCAGCGATGACTGCTACAGAATCGGAGATTGAAGAGAATAGCGAAAATCTAGAACGAGAATTTACCGATTCGTGCCGTAAAGCCCCTGGCTTCAGATATGGGGATATAAGGCACGGCTAG
- a CDS encoding RNA-guided endonuclease TnpB family protein — protein sequence MLVLEMKIQAKPTQYDAMDEAIRTAQFIRNKALRYWMDNKGVGKYQLSAYCKVLAAEFPFAHKLNSMARQSSADRAWAAISRFYQNCKHKTPGKKGFPKFKKHSRSVEYKTTGWKLSENRKQITFTDHNNIGRVKLKGTRDLNWYDIKQFKRVRIVRRADGYYSQFLVDADNRERVEPSYSEIGLDVGLNYFCTDDKGNQIENPRFYRRGEKALNRLNRSKSKKYVKSKKPQSKNYHQARKRYALKHLKISRQRKDHAVKLARCVITSNDVVAYEDLRIAKMVKNHNLAKSITDAGWYQFRVWLEYFGYKFGKVTVAVPPQYTSVNCSGCGAKVTKTLSTRTHKCKCGCVLDRDENAARNILSLGLSTVGHTGSKAWGDETSILADENLSG from the coding sequence ATGTTAGTTCTAGAGATGAAGATACAAGCCAAGCCAACTCAATACGATGCGATGGATGAAGCCATCAGAACGGCACAATTCATACGCAACAAAGCATTGCGATATTGGATGGACAATAAAGGAGTAGGAAAATACCAGCTATCGGCATACTGTAAAGTACTAGCTGCTGAATTCCCCTTTGCTCACAAGCTAAATTCAATGGCCAGACAAAGCAGTGCAGATCGAGCCTGGGCTGCAATATCTCGTTTCTATCAAAACTGTAAACATAAAACTCCTGGAAAAAAGGGATTTCCTAAGTTCAAGAAGCATTCTCGCTCGGTCGAGTATAAGACTACAGGTTGGAAGCTTTCTGAAAACAGAAAACAGATAACCTTCACCGATCACAATAATATCGGTCGGGTCAAGCTCAAAGGTACAAGAGATTTGAATTGGTACGATATCAAACAATTCAAACGAGTACGAATAGTTAGACGTGCTGATGGTTATTATAGTCAGTTTTTAGTCGATGCCGACAACCGAGAAAGAGTAGAACCATCTTATTCTGAAATTGGTTTAGACGTTGGCTTGAACTATTTCTGTACCGACGACAAAGGGAATCAGATTGAGAATCCTCGGTTTTATCGAAGAGGTGAAAAAGCACTCAATCGCTTAAACCGAAGCAAGTCTAAAAAGTACGTCAAAAGTAAAAAACCACAGTCTAAGAACTATCACCAAGCGAGAAAAAGATACGCCCTAAAGCATCTTAAGATAAGTAGGCAACGTAAAGACCATGCCGTGAAATTGGCACGGTGCGTAATCACATCTAACGATGTAGTCGCTTATGAAGACTTAAGAATTGCCAAGATGGTAAAAAATCACAATCTTGCCAAGTCGATAACCGACGCTGGCTGGTATCAATTTAGAGTGTGGTTAGAGTACTTTGGCTATAAGTTTGGCAAAGTAACAGTTGCCGTACCACCGCAGTATACTTCTGTTAACTGCTCTGGTTGCGGAGCTAAAGTAACTAAAACTCTCAGCACCAGAACTCATAAGTGTAAGTGTGGCTGTGTTCTCGACCGAGATGAAAATGCAGCCAGAAACATCCTCTCTTTAGGATTAAGTACCGTGGGACACACGGGATCTAAAGCTTGGGGAGACGAAACCTCTATCTTGGCTGATGAGAATTTGTCAGGGTAA
- a CDS encoding catalase, with amino-acid sequence MSVQISHHPLEIIPKGEAEMIERVTKIQLEMMKNEDPQKRGQHPKQQALLRGIFEISDSVPESMRVGIFAEPKKFDALLRLSTGTKPKDSDPNSHGFSIKLLDVPGSSTNTQDFIFLDQPTFFIRDMAEYVTFFNSVQEDKGASYFKNHPREFGLVMTFNVVITSHLERQYWSTVPSAMGKNNAARFTLIPDPGNVSELPPVTTPDGLREVLEDYFVKNRKSAKFLFAAQGYIDEKTTPIEDATSTWSSPFENIATLTIPAQDFTAPEQFEFCENLSYNPWHCTSDHQPLGGIQRCRKLVYEEGARLRHELNNAQNSEPTKADYDQLGSFL; translated from the coding sequence ATGAGTGTCCAGATATCACACCATCCCCTTGAAATCATTCCTAAGGGAGAAGCAGAAATGATCGAGCGCGTCACCAAGATACAGCTCGAAATGATGAAAAATGAAGATCCGCAAAAACGCGGACAGCATCCTAAACAACAGGCTCTTTTACGAGGCATATTCGAGATCTCAGATTCAGTTCCAGAATCTATGCGCGTTGGCATATTCGCCGAACCAAAGAAATTTGATGCTCTTTTACGTTTATCAACGGGAACGAAGCCAAAAGACTCTGACCCCAATTCCCACGGTTTTTCGATTAAACTACTTGATGTCCCTGGCTCTTCAACTAACACGCAGGATTTTATTTTTTTAGATCAGCCCACATTCTTTATCCGCGACATGGCTGAATACGTAACTTTCTTCAATTCTGTACAAGAAGATAAAGGAGCCTCCTACTTTAAGAACCATCCCCGTGAATTTGGCTTGGTTATGACGTTTAATGTCGTAATCACAAGCCATCTCGAACGTCAATACTGGTCTACAGTTCCTTCTGCAATGGGAAAAAATAATGCAGCAAGGTTTACCTTAATTCCCGATCCAGGTAACGTCTCGGAGCTCCCTCCTGTAACTACCCCCGATGGTCTCCGAGAAGTTCTTGAAGATTACTTTGTTAAAAATCGTAAGTCTGCTAAGTTTTTATTTGCAGCCCAGGGCTATATTGATGAAAAAACAACTCCAATTGAGGATGCTACATCCACCTGGTCAAGTCCATTTGAGAATATTGCAACCCTAACAATCCCAGCTCAAGACTTCACTGCGCCAGAGCAATTTGAGTTTTGCGAAAACCTTTCCTACAATCCTTGGCACTGTACATCAGATCATCAACCTTTAGGAGGCATCCAGCGTTGCCGTAAGCTTGTGTATGAAGAAGGTGCACGGCTGCGACACGAACTTAATAATGCCCAAAATAGTGAACCAACAAAAGCTGATTACGATCAACTTGGATCGTTTCTCTAA
- a CDS encoding NAD(P)/FAD-dependent oxidoreductase, which produces MNNNTKAQTSVVIVGGGIAGLLLASKAGRQLSRYEQVSVTLIDQSTVHIWKPMIPAFAAGSISSKYQQIPFLQHGAKNGFGFVPGPLVGVDRQAQTVRVGSIKDDEGRELVPERTVPYDYLVLALGSKAQDFGTPGVAEHCWFVDDLPSAEAFNNRIFNQIVRTASFGKPFHVAVVGGGSTGVELIAEIIEVAELASTYSEYDIRSLMETTLIEAGPEILKGVDQPVVDAVKKDLQQQGVKILVDSMVVEADADGLKLKNGDRIDTTIAVWSAGIAARDAVAEIEGLEKSRGGQIIVGPTLQSVDDERIFAIGDCSSYKPEGAERPLPPTAEVARKQALHLAAQLSRLRGNEDPLRTFKFKSAGRIVTLGQKNAYGSFTNGKILSKSVIRGSFARFTHELLYRRHQIELYGLLKAVAIWLSDLFGSVVRPPIRVS; this is translated from the coding sequence ATGAACAATAATACTAAAGCTCAAACCTCAGTCGTTATTGTCGGAGGGGGGATCGCTGGTCTTCTCCTAGCATCGAAGGCTGGTCGACAACTTTCACGCTACGAACAGGTTTCCGTAACGCTGATTGACCAGAGTACCGTACATATTTGGAAGCCGATGATCCCTGCCTTTGCAGCTGGCTCTATTAGCTCAAAGTATCAGCAGATTCCGTTTCTGCAACACGGGGCAAAAAACGGCTTTGGCTTTGTCCCTGGACCGCTTGTGGGGGTTGATCGCCAGGCGCAGACGGTTCGAGTCGGCTCAATCAAAGACGATGAAGGTCGTGAATTGGTTCCCGAACGGACAGTTCCGTACGACTACCTCGTTCTAGCGTTGGGCAGTAAAGCGCAAGATTTCGGGACACCTGGCGTTGCTGAACACTGCTGGTTTGTTGACGACCTGCCCTCAGCGGAAGCCTTCAACAACAGAATTTTTAACCAGATTGTCCGAACAGCGTCCTTTGGAAAACCCTTCCACGTGGCTGTGGTTGGGGGTGGGTCAACTGGTGTGGAGCTAATAGCGGAGATTATCGAGGTTGCCGAGCTTGCCTCCACCTACTCGGAGTACGACATCAGATCTCTCATGGAGACAACACTAATAGAGGCTGGTCCAGAAATACTCAAGGGTGTGGATCAGCCTGTTGTCGATGCAGTGAAAAAAGATTTGCAGCAGCAGGGAGTTAAAATCTTGGTGGACTCTATGGTGGTTGAAGCTGACGCGGACGGTCTTAAACTCAAAAACGGCGATCGCATTGACACGACGATCGCGGTGTGGTCAGCTGGTATAGCAGCACGGGATGCGGTTGCTGAAATCGAGGGACTAGAGAAGTCCAGAGGTGGGCAGATAATCGTTGGACCGACACTTCAGTCAGTTGATGACGAGCGCATTTTTGCCATTGGCGACTGCTCCAGCTATAAGCCTGAAGGAGCGGAGCGTCCCTTGCCACCGACGGCTGAGGTAGCTCGCAAGCAAGCATTGCATCTAGCGGCTCAACTGTCGCGTTTGCGCGGTAACGAAGATCCGCTACGAACTTTTAAGTTTAAGTCAGCAGGCAGGATAGTTACCCTCGGGCAAAAAAACGCCTACGGGTCATTCACCAATGGCAAGATATTAAGCAAATCGGTCATCAGGGGATCGTTCGCTCGGTTTACCCATGAGTTGCTCTACCGTCGGCATCAGATAGAGTTGTATGGCTTGCTGAAAGCTGTTGCGATTTGGCTGTCGGATCTGTTCGGTTCAGTCGTCCGTCCGCCCATCAGAGTGAGTTAA